The stretch of DNA GGATTTTTAATGTTTACTTTAGGAGCCTTATTTTCAGTTTTATTCATTGGACTTCCACCTAATATATTTTCTTGGGGGATTTTGGTAAATATTCTTGTTGCAGTTATTTTCCCAGTAATAATGGGTATAATGAGTGCATTTTCTCCAGTATTTACTTATAGGCAGTTCTATCCAGTTGTAATTGCATCATCTCTTTTAGGAGTTTTAGCTATCGCTATTGGATTATTATAGTAATTATCATTGCTTTAATTATTAAATAGATAGTTATCCAAAGATACTATATTATTTTAATTCTTAAATAGATAACTATCTAAAATAGAAAGACATTATTTCAAATATCTAGATATTGTTTCAAATAGATATTAATATAAATAATAATAAATATAAAAATTTATAATATTTATAAAAGTTAAAGTTAATATTATATAAATTAATTATATAAGTTAATATTTCGGTGATTTTATTGAAATTTGTAGTTAGAGCTCATCATATTGTAAGCCTTGGTGGATATATTGTTGAGCGAAATTTTCCATATAGAAATATTATTCTAGTTAATAAATCTGATGAACCTATTAAGGTTGAAATCCCTGTTTTTAATGAAAAATGGATTGATGAGCATAGGGATTTAGGTTTAGAGGTTATACCTGTTGGTGAAGGAGATAGTTTTCTATCTTTGTTTAGAAAAGCTAAAGCTGATTTAGAATTAGTAAAATTAGAAAATTAAGATTTAAAATGTTTTATATCGAGTAATATTATATCTAATAATAATATATCTAATATTATTTTATATCTAATAATATATCCAATATTATTTTATATATATACATTATATATCTAAAATTAATCATATCATGTCTAAAACATATTATGTCTATTAAATTTTATTTCTAGTTTTATAATTTGAAAAAGTTTTTATTTTTAATTTTTTAGTTTTCTATTATTAATTTATTATATCAGATTTATTTATGCTGTTAATTTTTATTTTATTCATTCAGGTGTTTAAATGCCAAACACTGCGATAACAATTAAAAGTCTTGAAAAAAAAGGAGTTTTAGATGAAATAACTAATATAATTTCATCTTATGGTGCAAATATCAGCTATACTCATCTATTTATTGAAAAAAACAATTTAGGATCAATTAATCTGGAACTTGAAAGTATCAATAACCTTGAACAATTAATCGAGGATATAAAATCTATTGATTCAGTTCAATCTGTTGAAGTTCATAGTTCTCTTAATGATATTTATGGTAAGAGGATTATAATATTTGGTGGTGGTGCTCAAGTGTCTCAAGTAG from Methanobrevibacter arboriphilus JCM 13429 = DSM 1125 encodes:
- the ehbP gene encoding energy-converting hydrogenase B subunit EhbP — translated: MKFVVRAHHIVSLGGYIVERNFPYRNIILVNKSDEPIKVEIPVFNEKWIDEHRDLGLEVIPVGEGDSFLSLFRKAKADLELVKLEN